One Synechococcus sp. Nb3U1 genomic window, AATGTTGCCTAAATAAGCTCCCAGCACCTGCTGATGCGGATCTTCCGGTAACACTTGGTAGTGCAACATCAGGCGATTGTCAGGAAACCAAGCGCGGATGAGCTTTTGTAGTTCTTTTAAGTTGAAGCCCGGCTCTTCTGGGTTTTGGATCAGGTGCATTCCCACCAATCGTCCGGCGACAAAATAGGCTTGCACATAAAATCCACGGGCATAGATCGGGGGCTGCAAGGGATCCTGAAGCAAGAACGGATCTGCCAAGTAAAGCGCTTCGCCACCGGGGCGCAACTGCCAACGGGTCCAACGGGGATCCTCGCGGTTACTCGAGATCGTCTCCCAGTTGTTGGCGCGGGCATAGTTCAAAAACCGCTCCTCAAACATGCCCAAATAGAGCATTTCCAGAGGTTGTAGGGGCAGTCGAGCCCGGGTTTGCAAGAGGGGTAAGGCTCGCAATTCTCCTTGTTTGAGCACCAAGGCTTCTGCAAATGCAGGGCGACGATCCCACAGCAACAACGCCCCCAGGATCCCTAGCCAAACAGCTCCACAGAGACTTTTCAGCAGTAGCTTGCTCAGCCCCGGCCGTGGCCAACGATAGATGAAACAAGGCAAGGTGGGCACGTAGGATGAGATCACTGGAAAACGTAGGAATAACAAGGCCGAAGATGCCCTATTTTACCCACAGAGCCAAAACCCGTAGTGAAATTTAATCACCTCCTTAATGTGAACGTATTTGCAGTATCTGAAAGTACCGAAACGGGCTTTATCCCGGAAAACGGGATCCTAGCTCCTATCTCTACGGCGGAGCAAAGCTCTACAACTCCTACTCAACCAGGCTTAATTGTCATCGGCGGCCCCACCGCAACCGGGAAATCTCGGCAAGCGCTGCTGTTGGCCCAACGGCTGGGATCCCCTTTGTTGAATGCCGATTCCCGACAGGTCTACCGTCAGTTCGACATTGGCACTGCCAAACCCACCCCCGCCGAGCAGGCCCTCTGGCCCCACGAGTTGATCGATCTGGCGGATCCCAGGGATACCTTCACCGTCGCGGAGTTTCAACAAGCGGCCCAAGCTCGCATCGCGCAAGCCCATCAACAGGGACAAACCCCCATTCTGGTGGGTGGCACCGGCCTCTACATCCAATCCATTACCGCTGGCCTGGGGATCCCGGCTGTGCCCCCGCAGCCGCAACTAAGAGCACAACTGGAAACTTGGCCCCCCGAGATCCGCTACGCCTGGCTGCAACAGTTGGATCCGATTGCTGCTAAGCACATTCACCCTCACGATGCGGTGCGCACCCTCCGCGCCCTGGAAATTGTCTACACTACGGGGAAAACGGCCTCTAGCCTACGCCAAGCCCAGCCGCCTCGATACCCCATTTTGACCCTCGGCTTGCAGTGCCCCATGCCCCGTTTGCAGGCCCGCATTACCCAGCGCACCGCGGCAATGATTCAATCGGGGTGGATCGAAGAGGTGAAAGGCTTGCGAGAGCGCTACGGGCCGGATCTGCCGCTGCTGAACACCTTGGGCTATGCGGAAATTTCTGCCTACCTGGAGGGGCGGATCTCGGAGGCTGAGTTGCAACCGCTAATCGTGCAGCACACCCGCCAGTTTGCCAAACGGCAGATGACATGGTTTCGGGCCATGCCAGGAATCCAATGGTTGGACTGTGAAGTTGAGGATCTGCCCGTCCAGATTTGGCAACGGGTTAGGGATTGGAAGAGAACTCCGCCAGCTGCTGAAACAGATCCCGACGCAACTGAGCATCTGACCGCCGATCCGAAAGGATCTCCAGCACCCGCACCCCCTGGCTAGGCAAGGGATCCAACACCTGAGTGAACTGCTCCCAGCTTTGTACTTGCTGATGGGGAATGCCGTGGGCTTGGCAGAGGAGGGCAAAATTCACTGCTTGGGGAGTGGCAAAATAGGGCTCAAACGGGGGATCCACCCCCTGCCGACCCACCTCAGCAATCGGTAAAAACTCAAAAATCCCGCCCCCCTGATTGTTGATCAAGAGAATGGTCAGGGAGCCCTGCAATCGTTGGTTGAGCAGTAATCCGTTGCTATCGTGCAGAAAAGCCAAATCCCCCGTCAGCAAAACAGTAGGGCGGTTGTGATGGGCCACCCCAAAAGCCGTCGAGAGAATGCCATCGATGCCGTTGGCCCCGCGATTGAAATAGGGCCGAATACGGCGAGCATTGGGGGGCCAAAACCACTCTACATCCCGCACGGGGGTACTGTTGGAAACAAAAAGGGGGGTATCGGCGGGCAAGTATTGAGCCAAACTCCAAGCGATTTTTCCCTCAAACCACCCCGGCAAGGAGGTCAAGATCTGATCCAGGGCTTTGCGAATGGAGTCTTCTGCCTGCAGCCATGCCTGTAGAAACGGGGAAGGATCCCGCCAAACCAACTCTTGCTCCGGGATCCCCTGGGTTAAGTCTTCTACGGAAATCCGCAAATGGGTGGTGGGGTTGTGCAGCGGATCCCCATTGTCGGGGCGGGGGTCGAGATGCCAAGTGGGCGGGCCTATTTGGGCTAGGATTTGCCGCAACTCCTTGCTAGTGGGCAGGGATCCCAGTTGAATCACCTGTTCGGGCCAGAGCTGCGGGCGATCCCGCCTGAGGATAAGATCGTAGGTGCTAATTAGGTGAGGGTTCAGGTGGGCGTGGTTGCGCAAGGGGGAGAGTCCCTCCGCTAAGACTGGCCAACCCAAAGTCATCGCCAAACGGGCTACAGCCTGTGAATAGGCATGAGGATCCCGAGGTTGTGCCGGCCCTGCCAAGATCACCCCCCGTTCACAGTGGCGCCAAGCCTGCCAAAAAGACTTATCCTCCAGGTTGACAGAAGCTACCGGGAGCATTGATCTAAAGGCTACCTCCCGAAAAAAGTGCTCTTCAAACCCCGGCTCATCCCGCAGTCCCGCTAGCGGTTCGGTGCTGCCATCCGCCAGCGGAGCCAAGGGATCCCGAAAGGGCACATTCAAATGCACAGGGCCAGGGGACGGGTGGAGCGCCCGTTCCCAAGCGTGGATCAGGGTCTGGCGCAGATAAGCCAGCAAAGTCAGATCCGGAGCAGGTAAAGCCAATTCCGCCTGCCAGTTGGGGTAGTGGCC contains:
- the menD gene encoding 2-succinyl-5-enolpyruvyl-6-hydroxy-3-cyclohexene-1-carboxylic-acid synthase, with amino-acid sequence MTCLDWRNTNALWGSLLAETLSRLGCRLAVVCPGSRSAPLTYALAQHPDIEAIPVLDERSAAFFALGLAQQTQQPVPLVCTSGSAAAHFLPAVIEARESDIPLLILTADRPPELRHCRSGQTIDQVKLYGHYPNWQAELALPAPDLTLLAYLRQTLIHAWERALHPSPGPVHLNVPFRDPLAPLADGSTEPLAGLRDEPGFEEHFFREVAFRSMLPVASVNLEDKSFWQAWRHCERGVILAGPAQPRDPHAYSQAVARLAMTLGWPVLAEGLSPLRNHAHLNPHLISTYDLILRRDRPQLWPEQVIQLGSLPTSKELRQILAQIGPPTWHLDPRPDNGDPLHNPTTHLRISVEDLTQGIPEQELVWRDPSPFLQAWLQAEDSIRKALDQILTSLPGWFEGKIAWSLAQYLPADTPLFVSNSTPVRDVEWFWPPNARRIRPYFNRGANGIDGILSTAFGVAHHNRPTVLLTGDLAFLHDSNGLLLNQRLQGSLTILLINNQGGGIFEFLPIAEVGRQGVDPPFEPYFATPQAVNFALLCQAHGIPHQQVQSWEQFTQVLDPLPSQGVRVLEILSDRRSDAQLRRDLFQQLAEFSSNP
- the miaA gene encoding tRNA (adenosine(37)-N6)-dimethylallyltransferase MiaA, which translates into the protein MSTAEQSSTTPTQPGLIVIGGPTATGKSRQALLLAQRLGSPLLNADSRQVYRQFDIGTAKPTPAEQALWPHELIDLADPRDTFTVAEFQQAAQARIAQAHQQGQTPILVGGTGLYIQSITAGLGIPAVPPQPQLRAQLETWPPEIRYAWLQQLDPIAAKHIHPHDAVRTLRALEIVYTTGKTASSLRQAQPPRYPILTLGLQCPMPRLQARITQRTAAMIQSGWIEEVKGLRERYGPDLPLLNTLGYAEISAYLEGRISEAELQPLIVQHTRQFAKRQMTWFRAMPGIQWLDCEVEDLPVQIWQRVRDWKRTPPAAETDPDATEHLTADPKGSPAPAPPG